ACACCTAGTATCCAGTTGAATGACATATGAGTGGCAAGGGTAACTTCACCATCGAGTTTATGCCCTTGATGTAATAGCGCTTCTTTTCTGAATAAGTCAGACATTATGCCACCTTATTGTCAGGCAATGCTGCAGAGTTAAAAATTCTCCATTCATCATTATCACGAGTCATCATGTGAACGTTGCTTGATACCTGAACAACTTCATTACCTTCAATTGTCGCTTCAAACTTTAAGCTATCTCGCACGATTAATAGGTCAGGTTGCTTTGAGATAAGCTCAACACTTTGTAATGAAAGTTTGAACTTAAATTGCTGTCGCATACCAGAAAACTGCTGATAATTTGCTTCAATAAGTGGAGAGTTACTACAGTAGAATTGCGCTAAGTTATCTAACTCACCATTACATATTAGTTCGTAGTAATTATTAAAGTATTCTTCTAACGTCATTTTCAGTGCCTATTCAAACTAATAAAGTGGTTTGATAATGCCTATAGTTCACTTACATTTCAAACAAGCAAGAAATAAAAAATAAACATGAAAAACAATAACTTACCCATAATTAATATGAAAATATATGGATATTATTTGATAATATTAAGGTTGTTTTGAAGGCTGGTCGGCATACGCCTTACATGGAGCAAGCGCTAAATAGGTCGGTTTTCTACTTAAGCTTGAGTGCATGTTTATTGCATCTTCACTCGACTTCCAAAAGAATATATTTGCTCGAGCATGATAAAACTGAACCGCAAAACCAGTACTTTCATCATCTGTACAAATAAAATAATTTACAGAGATGTCAGGGTACGTATTAGACTGTTCAAATATCATGTATCCGTAGCTTGCATTGGGTGTGATCTTGAGTATTCTCTTTCCGGTAGTGAGTTGAGGCGTATCTTTAAGCGCGTACTGTACGATTCCGCTGGAGTGTGAAAAGAAAGGCTTAAAATGACTATCAGTCGAGAGGTACTCAAATAGTACCTCTTCCTTATGAATGGGTCCCTGTTCAGTTTGATTGCGTATTGACTTCATTCCCCCTCCGGCCACAATGTATTCCACTGGCTGAGGTATAAAAGTTAACTCTTTAATAAGTATAACATTGGTTAAAAGCCAAACAGCACGCATCAATCGAGCGACCCTATTAGCTTATTGTGGCTTTACCGCCCATCCCACAGGCAATGCTGCCCTGATTACACATCACGCTGTAGGTCAATAACTCCTTAACTATTTCATCAGTACCAGCACCATTAACGCTAGATGCTTGTGACTTAGTTAGTTGCTTTAGTTGCTTTTTTTTAATTGAAAGTTTCATTTTTTATTCCTTTTGTATTGTAGAGCAAGGTCTAGCATAGCGATAAATCAAAAACTTGCTATTAGCAAAACCTTAGGAAATCTAATTTGAACATTAGGATAAGTATCTCAATAAGTTTGACTGGATAAATTAGATCCCCTAGACTAAGTTTTCCTTATTACATCTGCATTTCTCGCATATGTAACAGCCCGAGGCACCGCCATGCTCTCGGGCTTTTTTATTTGTTCTCAAAGACCGTGATTGCATTGTACTTATGTGTGATAGCAAAAGTTAGATAACTGCCATCACTATCGATTAGTCTCACATTTAACAGATTTCTTTGCTCACTAGGATCGTAAGAATCTAGTTCATTTCGCGATAAAGCTTCGGGGTCAAACTCCATTAGGTTTTTACCGTCAAAGTAAATTAACTCCGCTCCAAATAATGTAAAATTGGGGAAAAATGGTTCAACGTAGGTGCTTTGCCCAGTAAATGCTCCCTCTTCGAGATCGTATAACCGTACCTCTCTGAAAAAGTTCTGCGTAATACACTTTGACTCTGTAAAGCAGGTAAACCAAAGAACATCTCTTATCGGCAGTAGGCGTTGCTTTCCAGTCATACTGTCTATAAGAAGCGCTCTATTTATCTTCCCCTTTTGTACCACTACAGCTATCTGAGAATCATTAGACGCTTCAATCTCAACCACTTTCTCATCAAATGAGAATTCATTGACTAACTTACCTGTGAGGTCAAATACCTTGACATCTTTATCTAATCTTATATAAATCAATGAGTTATCTTTATTTACCTTAACCCGATAAGCAAACTCATCTAACTGTATTTGGCGAATAACACGGCCTTGCTTGTCTAAAAAACTAAGTAAATGCTCATTAATATGCTCAACATTGGAAATAACAACAAATTGATCAATATTTTCCAGTGCAGCGGCATCTCTGGCCCCTGCAATATCCAGCTGCTTGACAAGATCTTTTGAATACAGTGTAGTTACCACTTCAAAGTCTTTTTGTTGCGCCAAATATCTATCTTTTGCTACACGCCAAATATTTCTATACTCGACTGATGAGTTATTTTTGATGTTCTCAATTTCAACTCCCAGATCGATATCAAATGCTTTGACACTTTGGGACAGTAAATCAAACCAATATAACTGGTTATCAACAATCGTAAAGTTGTTTACGACTCCTGTAATGGTTGCTACCTGAACTAGGTTACTGCCTTCAATATCAGTATAAAAAACTTCTGTAAACTCACTTTGCATCCGTTTGAAATACACTCGTCCGTTACTGGAGTCATAATACAGTAATTGATCGCCAAATGAGCTTACGTTTGGAGAAGATATTCTAAACTCAAGCTCTCTTTTTCTATCGAAAATATAAAGTGCCGCAGTATGGCTCTTTTCACGAAAGCCTAGCTTGTCGTAGAGTAGATAACGATTATCAACTTCTAATAGGTTGCGAATTTGCTTATCACATCCCATTACTTTTTGCGCATCAGTTTCCTTCAAATAATCAATACGCCATATGGCACAAGCACCATCTGCAGTTTTCTCTCTGTAGAAAAGGTGCGAAAGAGAAGTTGAAAAACCTAAAGGCTCTACATCGCTGTCAGGAAAAGTAAATTTCTTTGCATCATCGTGTTTCATTGAACGAACAACAATAGATTTACTCGTGTCAGATTCCGACAAATAAGCATAATAATTGCTGTCAGGGTGCAATATTAAATAACTGTAATATGCCTCTTGCCAAGTGATAGCACGCTCCTCAAAACTATCAAATGAATGCTCTTTAATAGCGGTGAGCGCTTGATTCTCATTTTTTTTAGAAGGGAGGAGATAAAACATTGATAGCGTGATTGCTACAGCAAGAAGAATTAAGCCAACAATTATTGTGGAGTAATTTTTTTTAGATTTTTTAGTGGGTGGTGGGGTTACATCTGGATTACTAGATTGGCCACCATCTTCAAAAAGAACAATTTCTCTATCTACCGCTAAGCTATAACCTTTACGGTAGTGAGTCTTAATAATAACGCCTTTGAACTTTTCTGACTTTAGCAGTTTTCTAAGTTCAGAAATCGCTCTATTTATTGCGTTATCATCAACATAATGCTGGCACCAAACGTCATCAATTAAGTCTTGTCTAGTTATAATTTGATCGATGTTAAGTAACAAATAGCAAAGAATCTTATAAAGCAGTGGCTCTAATTCCCTACTTTCGTCACCATCAGTGATTGTTTGCTTTTTGGGATCTAAAGTCCATTGAGCAAACTTAACAAATTGGACTGTTCTAGTGAAATTTACTTCTTTCATCACTTTTCCGTGCTTTACCTCATCCATGAAGCCTGCGAGTTTCCATTATCGAGAAGACAGTACCTATTCTAAGATAACAAAGTTATTTTTCAATAAATACGAACAATTAAAGTAGCAAAAAAAAAAACTTTACTAACACATTCAACTTAAAACTTAACTTTAAAAACAATAAGTTCAAGGAAACGCGCTCACTTATACCCATTACAAATGAAAAAGACAATATCGAAGCATTATTTCTTTTTTATCATGTAAAAAGTGTTATTTTTCTGGATGTTTCAAAAGTTAGGATATCTATCAAAAATAGAATTTAAAAACAAAAAGTTACAGCCCACTCTATATAAAAAGAAGCAAATGATGCTGTTCAAAGCTTGAACAGCTCTCGATACCTATTTGCATCGACGCATTCATAGCGAATCTTTCTAGTATGGGAATGTCTATAAAGCTTTACACGTTGTCGGCTATAAATTGTATGAAGAAATAACTTAGCAGATCCGCTCTCCCCCCCTACTACCACCAAGGTATCTACCTATAGGTAAGCAGGCAAAATTTAGTCATTTAATTGGTCTAAATGCCTTGGTATATCCCCCTAAAATTTATGAGTGAATTAATGCAATGGGTATAATAGCTAGATTGCAAGCCTTTAGCTCTATATCAGTACGCATAAAAAAACCCACGCGATGCGTGGGTTTTTGATAACCAGATAGGTGGTTGCTTATTTGCGCAGCTGGCGAATAACGCGTAGTTGAGCAAGGGCTTCTTCTAGTTGTACTGCAGCTTGTTGGTAATCCAACTCACCGCTAGTACCAGAAGCCATTTGCGCTTGCGCTTCACGTTTAGCTTCTTCAGCAGCTTGCTCGTCAAGCTCTTCCGCACGAATAGCAACGTCCGCGAGAACAGTTACTGTTTGTGGTTGAACTTCAAGCGTACCGCCTGCAACGTAGATAACTTCTTCTGAGCTATCTGCTTTAACCAAACGTACCATACCAGGTTTTAGGCCAGTCAGTAGTGGCGCGTGGCCTGGATGAATACCAAGCTCACCTTCACTACCTGTCACTTGGATAGTAGTCACATCACCAGAGAACAAGCTCTGCTCTGCACTTACTACATCAAGGTGTACTGTCATTGCCATAACAACCTCCTAATTACATGTTTTTAGCTTTATCAACTGCTTCGTCGATTGAGCCAACCATGTAGAATGCCTGCTCAGGCATATCATCGTAATCACCGTTTAGGATGCCCTTAAAGCCAGAGATTGTGTCTTTAAGAGATACGTATTTACCAGGTGCACCCGTGAATACCTCAGCAACGAAGAACGGCTGAGATAAGAAACGCTGGATCTTACGTGCACGAGATACAACTTGCTTATCTTCGTCAGATAGCTCGTCCATACCTAGGATTGCGATGATGTCTTTCAGCTCTTTATAACGCTGTAGAACTGTCTGAACGCCACGTGCAGTGTCGTAGTGCTCTTGACCGATAACTTGTGGGTCAAGCTGACGTGAAGTTGAATCTAGAGGATCTACCGCAGGGTAGATACCTAGAGAAGCGATATCACGAGAAAGTACTACTGTCGCATCTAAGTGAGCAAACGTTGTTGCTGGAGATGGGTCAGTCAAGTCATCCGCAGGTACGTATACCGCTTGGATTGAAGTGATTGAACCAGTCTTAGTTGATGCGATACGCTCCTGTAGAACACCCATTTCTTCAGCTAGTGTAGGCTGGTAACCTACTGCTGAAGGCATACGACCTAGCAGTGCTGATACTTCAGTACCTGCTAGTGTATAACGGTAGATGTTATCTACGAAGAATAGTACGTCACGACCTTCGTCACGGAACTTCTCAGCCATTGTTAGACCAGTTAGTGCAACACGTAGACGGTTACCCGGTGGCTCGTTCATCTGACCGTATACTAGTGATACTTTGTCTAGTACGTTTGAGTCGTTCATCTCATGGTAGAAGTCATTACCCTCACGCGTACGCTCACCAACACCTGCGAATACTGAGTAGCCGCTGTGCTCGATTGCGATGTTACGGATAAGTTCCATCATGTTTACGGTTTTACCTACACCCGCACCACCGAATAGACCAACTTTACCACCTTTAGCGAATGGACATACAAGGTCGATAACCTTGATACCAGTCTCTAGAAGTTCAACTGAGCTGCTCTGCTCTTCGTATGATGGTGCTGCACGGTGAATAGACCAACGCTCTTCTTCACCGATAGGGCCCGCTTCATCAATCGCGTCACCAAGTACGTTCATGATACGACCTAGGGTCTTAGTACCAACTGGAACCATGATTGGTTCGCCAGTGCCTTCTACTGATGTACTACGACGTAAACCGTCAGTAGTACCAAGTGCGATAGCTCGTACCACACCGCCACCTAGCTGCTGTTGCACTTCTAGTGTCAAACCAGCTAAGTCGCCTTCTGTAACTTTTAGTGCGTCATATACGGCTGGCACGTTATCTTGTGGAAACTCGATGTCCACAACGGCGCCGATAATTTGGACGACCTTACCTAAACTCATGTCTATTCCTCTTATTAAACTTTGCCGAAGCGTTACACGGCAGCCGAACCGCTCACAATCTCACTGATTTCTTGTGTGATTGCGGCTTGACGTGCCTTGTTGTATACCAGCTGTAGCTCATCAATCAGGCCACCTGCGTTATCAGTTGCGGCTTTCATCGCAACCATACGGGCAGCTTGCTCAGAGGCAGCATTCTCAACTACGCCTTGGTAAACCTGAGACTCAATAAAGCGCACAATAAGTGTCTCTAGAATCGCCTCTGGGCTTGGCTCATATAAGTAATCCCAAGCGTGAGCTGATACTTCTTCTTCAGCTTTTGGCAAAGGTAATAACTGATCGATAACAGGCTCTTGTTTCATTGTGTTGACAAACTTGTTGTACACAACAAATAAGCGGTCAATTTTGCCTTCTTCGTATGCATCTAGCATCACTCTTACAGAACCAATTACGTCCTGAATTGAAGGTGCATCTCCCAACCCTGCCTTTTTGGCTTCAAGCGAACCACCAAAACGTCTAAAGAAACCAGCAGCTTTGCTACCAAGTGCTGCGAACGACGCCTCAACACCCTTTTCTTTCCACGCTTTCACGTCTTTCGCTACACGCTTAAACTCGTTTGAGTTTAAGCCACCACAAAGACCACGGTCTGTAGAGATAACGATATAACCAACTCGTTTCACATCGCGCTCTTCTAGGAACGGGTGATGGAAATCAAGATTAGCCTGAGCAACACGACCGATCACTTTGCGTAAGTTTTCAGCGTATGGACGACTAGACGCTACGCGTTCTTGTGCCTTCTTCATTTTAGAAGCGGCAACCATCTCCATTGCGCTGGTGATCTTTTGAGTATTCTTGATACTCCCGATCTTGCTTTTTATCTCTTTTCCGCTGGCCATGACTCTCTCTCCGAATCTCGGTGAGTAGTTACCTACTCACCTTAATAACACATTACCAAGTTTGCGTAGACTTGAACTTCTCAAGAAGCTCTTTAAGCTGCGCTTCGATCTCGGCGTTGTAGTTACCAGTTTCATTGATTTGAGCCATTAGCTCTGCGTACTCGCTCTTAGCAAATGCGATTAGGCTTGCTTCGAAATCAAGGATCTTGTTGATTTCGATATCTTTTAGGAAGCCTTTCTCTACTGCAAATAGCGACAATGACATATCAGCAACAGACATCGGTGCGTACTGTTTCTGCTTCATTAGCTCTGTTACACGCTCACCGTGTTCAAGCTGTGCACGTGTTGCATCATCAAGGTCAGAAGCGAACTGAGAGAACGCCGCTAGTTCACGGTACTGAGCTAGCGCTAGACGGATACCACCACCTAGTTTCTTAACAATCTTAGTTTGAGCTGCACCACCTACACGAGATACCGAAATACCAGCGTTAACCGCTGGACGGATACCTGCGTTGAACAAGTCAGTTTCCAAGAAGATCTGACCGTCAGTGATTGAGATAACGTTGGTAGGTACGAATGCAGAAACGTCACCACCTTGAGTTTCAATGATTGGCAATGCCGTCAATGAACCTGTTTTACCTTTCACTTCACCATTAGTGAACTTCTCAACGTAGTCAGCGTTTACACGAGACGCACGCTCTAGAAGACGTGAGTGAAGATAGAAAACGTCACCTGGGTATGCTTCACGGCCAGGTGGACGCTTAAGTAGTAGTGAGATTTGACGGTAAGCAACAGCTTGCTTAGACAAATCATCATATACGATTAGTGCATCTTCACCGCGGTCACGGAAGTATTCACCCATAGTACAACCAGAGAACGGCGCTAGGAATTGTAGCGCTGCAGATTCTGATGCAGAAGCAACTACTACGATAGTGTTTGCAAGCGCACCGTGCTCTTCTAGTTTACGTACTACGTTAGCAATTGTTGACGCTTTTTGACCAACCGCTACGTACACACACTTAACGCCTGTGTCTTTTTGGTTGATGATAGCATCGATTGCTAGTGCTGTTTTACCAGTCTGACGGTCACCGATCACAAGCTCACGCTGACCACGACCAACTGGGATCATCGCATCGATAGACTTATAACCAGTTTGTACTGGCTCATCTACTGATTGACGCTCGATTACGCCAGGTGCGATTTTTTCAACTGGTTCGAAACCATCGTTATCAACAGCGCCTTTACCGTCGATTGGCTCACCTAGTGTGTTAACAACACGACCTAGTAGACCACGGCCTACAGGTACTTCAAGGATACGACCAGTTGATTTAACTTTTACGCCTTCTTTAAGGTCAGCGTATGGACCCATTACTACTGCACCTACTGAGTCACGCTCAAGGTTTAGTGCGATAGCATAACGGTTGCCAGGAAGCTCGATCATCTCACCCTGCATACAGTCAGCAAGACCGTGGATGCGGATGATACCGTCGGTAACAGATACGATAGTACCTTCGTTACGCGCTTCACTTACAACTTCAAACTGTTCAATGCGTTGCTTGATCAGTGCAGAAATTTCTGTGGAATTAAGTTGCATGCTCTTTTTCCCAATTACGATTGTAGCGACGTCGCAAGACGATCTAGCTTGCCGCGAACAGAACCGTCGATTACGGTGTCACCGGCTTTAATCACAAGACCACTTACAATGGCTTCGTCGATGCTACAATTCAGCTTAACTTTGCGTGCGAAACGTTTCTCAAGTGCCGCGACCAATTTTGCTTGCGTATCATCTGCAAGCACTGTTGCTGAAACCACATCTACTTCGATTTCTTTGTCATAGTCTGCTTTTAATTCTGCAAACAATTCTGCAACAGCTGGGATGGCGGCTAAACGCTCATTTTCGGCCATCAGCTTGATAAGATTTTGACCTTGTTCGTTGAGTTGCTCAGCACATAACTTGATAATGATTTCAGACTGCTGTGATTCAGTGGCGATGCTACCAAGTAGCGCCTGAACCTGCTCGTCGCTGGTAACTTGACCAGCGAAGAACAGCATTTCATTCCAAGCTTCAACTGTGCCTTTTTCAACGGCAAGTTCAAAAGCCGCTTTAGCGTATGGGCGAGCGATAGTAGTCAATTCAGACATGCTCATACCCTCCTACTTAAAGCTCAGCGACAAGTTTTTCAACGATGTCACTGTGTGTGGCTTGATTGATTTCACGCTCTAAAATCTTCTCAGCGCCTGCGATAGAAAGTGCAGCGACTTGTGAACGCAGCTCTTCTTTCACACGGTTGCGCTCAGACTCAATTTCAGAGTGTCCCTGAGCAATGATGTTTTCACGCTCTTGCTGACCACGAGTAGTCTCTTCATCAACAATTAGCGCAGCACGCTTCTTAGCTTGTTCGATGATTTCAGCCGCTTGTGCTTTCGCTTCTTTCAGCTGTTCAGCACCTTGAGCGCGAACGCGATCAAGTTCTTTCTCAGCTTCATCAGATGCCGCTAAACCATCTTCGATTTTCTTCTGGCGAGCTTCAATCGCACCATTTAGTGGTGGCCATACGAACTTCATACAGAACCATACGAAGACCACAAATGCGATTAATTCACCTATTAGAGTGGCGTTTAAGTTCACGACCGCTCCTCCTTACTTGACAGTTGTTCGTTTCAGGTATTTTGCAATATTAAAGAGCGAACAACATGTACATAGCGATACCTACACCGATCATTGCAACGGCATCGATAAGACCTGCTAGGATGAACATTTTAACTTGTAGTGAAGGCGCAAGCTCAGGTTGACGAGCACATGCTTCTAGGAACTTACCACCCATGTTACCGAAGCCTAGTGCAGTACCGATAGCACCAAAACCGATTAGTAGTGCAACAGCGATAAGTTTAATAGCAACTGCGATTTCCATTTTTATCTCCAAAGTTTCAATAGTAAATTAAAGTTTAAGTTTAAGTTGTAAAAATCTTTATTATTCAGCAGATTAGTGACTTTCTGTACTAGCCATACTGAGGTAAACAATAGTCAGCATCATAAATACGAATGCTTGAAGAACGATTACCATAATGTGGAATACTGCCCACACGAAGTGCAGTGGTAACTGCATTAAACCAATTGCACCGATAAGGATGAAGATCATCTCACCTGCGTATAAGTTACCGAACAAACGTAGTGCTAGCGAGAACGGCTTAGCAACCAATGCGATTGTTTCAAGTAGTAAGTTAAACGGGATCAACACTGCCATCATTAGTTTGTTTTTAGAGCTAAATGGGTGCAATGTTAATTC
The sequence above is a segment of the Pseudoalteromonas piscicida genome. Coding sequences within it:
- a CDS encoding winged helix-turn-helix domain-containing protein, producing the protein MDEVKHGKVMKEVNFTRTVQFVKFAQWTLDPKKQTITDGDESRELEPLLYKILCYLLLNIDQIITRQDLIDDVWCQHYVDDNAINRAISELRKLLKSEKFKGVIIKTHYRKGYSLAVDREIVLFEDGGQSSNPDVTPPPTKKSKKNYSTIIVGLILLAVAITLSMFYLLPSKKNENQALTAIKEHSFDSFEERAITWQEAYYSYLILHPDSNYYAYLSESDTSKSIVVRSMKHDDAKKFTFPDSDVEPLGFSTSLSHLFYREKTADGACAIWRIDYLKETDAQKVMGCDKQIRNLLEVDNRYLLYDKLGFREKSHTAALYIFDRKRELEFRISSPNVSSFGDQLLYYDSSNGRVYFKRMQSEFTEVFYTDIEGSNLVQVATITGVVNNFTIVDNQLYWFDLLSQSVKAFDIDLGVEIENIKNNSSVEYRNIWRVAKDRYLAQQKDFEVVTTLYSKDLVKQLDIAGARDAAALENIDQFVVISNVEHINEHLLSFLDKQGRVIRQIQLDEFAYRVKVNKDNSLIYIRLDKDVKVFDLTGKLVNEFSFDEKVVEIEASNDSQIAVVVQKGKINRALLIDSMTGKQRLLPIRDVLWFTCFTESKCITQNFFREVRLYDLEEGAFTGQSTYVEPFFPNFTLFGAELIYFDGKNLMEFDPEALSRNELDSYDPSEQRNLLNVRLIDSDGSYLTFAITHKYNAITVFENK
- a CDS encoding F0F1 ATP synthase subunit epsilon, with protein sequence MAMTVHLDVVSAEQSLFSGDVTTIQVTGSEGELGIHPGHAPLLTGLKPGMVRLVKADSSEEVIYVAGGTLEVQPQTVTVLADVAIRAEELDEQAAEEAKREAQAQMASGTSGELDYQQAAVQLEEALAQLRVIRQLRK
- the atpD gene encoding F0F1 ATP synthase subunit beta encodes the protein MSLGKVVQIIGAVVDIEFPQDNVPAVYDALKVTEGDLAGLTLEVQQQLGGGVVRAIALGTTDGLRRSTSVEGTGEPIMVPVGTKTLGRIMNVLGDAIDEAGPIGEEERWSIHRAAPSYEEQSSSVELLETGIKVIDLVCPFAKGGKVGLFGGAGVGKTVNMMELIRNIAIEHSGYSVFAGVGERTREGNDFYHEMNDSNVLDKVSLVYGQMNEPPGNRLRVALTGLTMAEKFRDEGRDVLFFVDNIYRYTLAGTEVSALLGRMPSAVGYQPTLAEEMGVLQERIASTKTGSITSIQAVYVPADDLTDPSPATTFAHLDATVVLSRDIASLGIYPAVDPLDSTSRQLDPQVIGQEHYDTARGVQTVLQRYKELKDIIAILGMDELSDEDKQVVSRARKIQRFLSQPFFVAEVFTGAPGKYVSLKDTISGFKGILNGDYDDMPEQAFYMVGSIDEAVDKAKNM
- the atpG gene encoding F0F1 ATP synthase subunit gamma yields the protein MASGKEIKSKIGSIKNTQKITSAMEMVAASKMKKAQERVASSRPYAENLRKVIGRVAQANLDFHHPFLEERDVKRVGYIVISTDRGLCGGLNSNEFKRVAKDVKAWKEKGVEASFAALGSKAAGFFRRFGGSLEAKKAGLGDAPSIQDVIGSVRVMLDAYEEGKIDRLFVVYNKFVNTMKQEPVIDQLLPLPKAEEEVSAHAWDYLYEPSPEAILETLIVRFIESQVYQGVVENAASEQAARMVAMKAATDNAGGLIDELQLVYNKARQAAITQEISEIVSGSAAV
- the atpA gene encoding F0F1 ATP synthase subunit alpha encodes the protein MQLNSTEISALIKQRIEQFEVVSEARNEGTIVSVTDGIIRIHGLADCMQGEMIELPGNRYAIALNLERDSVGAVVMGPYADLKEGVKVKSTGRILEVPVGRGLLGRVVNTLGEPIDGKGAVDNDGFEPVEKIAPGVIERQSVDEPVQTGYKSIDAMIPVGRGQRELVIGDRQTGKTALAIDAIINQKDTGVKCVYVAVGQKASTIANVVRKLEEHGALANTIVVVASASESAALQFLAPFSGCTMGEYFRDRGEDALIVYDDLSKQAVAYRQISLLLKRPPGREAYPGDVFYLHSRLLERASRVNADYVEKFTNGEVKGKTGSLTALPIIETQGGDVSAFVPTNVISITDGQIFLETDLFNAGIRPAVNAGISVSRVGGAAQTKIVKKLGGGIRLALAQYRELAAFSQFASDLDDATRAQLEHGERVTELMKQKQYAPMSVADMSLSLFAVEKGFLKDIEINKILDFEASLIAFAKSEYAELMAQINETGNYNAEIEAQLKELLEKFKSTQTW
- the atpH gene encoding F0F1 ATP synthase subunit delta — encoded protein: MSELTTIARPYAKAAFELAVEKGTVEAWNEMLFFAGQVTSDEQVQALLGSIATESQQSEIIIKLCAEQLNEQGQNLIKLMAENERLAAIPAVAELFAELKADYDKEIEVDVVSATVLADDTQAKLVAALEKRFARKVKLNCSIDEAIVSGLVIKAGDTVIDGSVRGKLDRLATSLQS
- the atpF gene encoding F0F1 ATP synthase subunit B, producing MNLNATLIGELIAFVVFVWFCMKFVWPPLNGAIEARQKKIEDGLAASDEAEKELDRVRAQGAEQLKEAKAQAAEIIEQAKKRAALIVDEETTRGQQERENIIAQGHSEIESERNRVKEELRSQVAALSIAGAEKILEREINQATHSDIVEKLVAEL
- the atpE gene encoding F0F1 ATP synthase subunit C, translated to MEIAVAIKLIAVALLIGFGAIGTALGFGNMGGKFLEACARQPELAPSLQVKMFILAGLIDAVAMIGVGIAMYMLFAL